Proteins found in one Sorghum bicolor cultivar BTx623 chromosome 1, Sorghum_bicolor_NCBIv3, whole genome shotgun sequence genomic segment:
- the LOC110431786 gene encoding uncharacterized protein LOC110431786: MAEPTLADLLAELKSLHTEVTSLKSDMAAMKDKSASSSENDGGRRTDGMRDQDLFFKHKKWDFSRFDGTVDPLLFINKCEAYFRHHRTMGEERVRTASYHLDDVAQLWYNQLEEDDGAPSWGRFKDLNERFGPPLRSAPMFELSECRRTGTVEEYASRFQALLPRAGRLDEAQRVQLFTGGLLPPLSHAVRIHNPDTLAAAMSLARQVELMELDRAPPAPARSGARGLLPQPPPRPALPAPPQPLALPAPPAGADPGRREGNPRRLSTAEQAERRRLGLCFNCDEKYTRGHNRFCKRIFFIDGVEIEAADDPAAQGDTEAPCFSLQAVAGVPVADTMQLAVQLGAASLVALLDSGSTHSFISEEAARRSGLPLRHRPRLTAMVANGEKITCAGVIRDAPLLIAGASFPAELFVMPLAGYDIVLGTKWLGALGPIVWDLANRRMSFRRGDCTVSWTGLATGAGPAVRALVAGETFLEALLDSFADVFATPAGLPPKRAHDHCILLKPDAQPVAVRPYRYSAAHKDELERQCAAMMEQGIVRRSDSPFSSPVLLVKKPDGSWRFCVDYRALNAMTVKDAFPIPVVDELLDELNGAKFFTKLDLRSGYHQVRMRPEDIHKTAFRTHEGLYEFLVMAFGLCNAPATFQALMNDTLRPFLRRFVLVFFDDILVYSSTWANHLRHLRAVLDELRRHQLFVKRTKCSFGATAVAYLGHVISAAGVAMDPAKVQAIHDCPTPRSARAVRGFLGLAGYYRKFVHNYGTVAAPLTALLKKDGFAWDNTAATAFSALKAAVTSAPVLAMPDFAKMFIVECDASTAGFGAVLAVRHWRPYLWGRRFLVKTDHYSLKYLLDQRLATIPQHHWVGKLLGFDFSVEYRSGATNTVADALSRRDVEDGELLAISAPRFDFIERLRHAQATDPALVAIHDELRAGSRAAPWTITDGMVALVGRLYIPSASPLLQEILAAVHEDGHEGIHCTASGVISIFPT; encoded by the exons atggccgaGCCCACCCTTGCCGACCTGCTCGCTGAACTGAAGTCCCTCCACACCGAGGTGACCTCCCTAAAGTCCGACATGGCGGCCATGAAGGACAAGTCCGCGTCGTCCTCGGAGAATGACGGCGGCCGTCGCACGGATGGGATGCGCGATCAGGATCTGTTCTTCAAGCACAAGAAGTGGGACTTTTCCCGCTTTGATGGCACGGTCGATCCACTgctcttcatcaacaaatgcgaGGCATACTTCCGCCATCATCGCACCATGGGGGAGGAACGCGTTCGGACGGCATCGTACCATCTGGACGACGTCGCCCAGTTGTGGTACAACCAGCTCGAAGAGGACGACGGCGCGCCATCTTGGGGTCGGTTCAAGGACCTCAACGAACGCTTCGGGCCGCCCCTTCGTTCCGCCCCGATGTTCGAGCTCTCTGAGTGCCGCCGCACCGGGACCGTCGAGGAGTACGCCAGTCGCTTCCAAGCCCTCCTTCCACGCGCCGGACGGCTGGATGAGGCCCAGCGGGTCCAACTCTTCACCGGTGGCCTCCTTCCACCCCTCAGTCATGCGGTGCGCATCCATAACCCCGACACGCTCGCCGCCGCGATGAGTCTGGCGCGTCAGGTGGAGCTCATGGAGCTCGACCGGGCTCCCCCGGCCCCGGCCCGGTCAGGCGCCCGTGGTCTGCTGCCGCAACCGCCGCCTCGTCCGGCACTTCCTGCGCCGCCACAGCCGCTCGCGCTGCCCGCGCCCCCGGCAGGTGCCGACCCGGGTCGTCGCGAGGGCAATCCGCGGCGTCTCTCCACGGCGGAACAGGCGGAACGTCGTCGCCTTGGTTTATGTTTTAACTGTGACGAGAAATATACCCGTGGTCATAACAGGTTTTGCAAGCGGATCTTCTTCATCGACGGCGTTGAGatcgaggcagccgacgacccTGCTGCTCAAGGGGACACGGAGGCGCCCTGTTTTTCGCTGCAGGCCGTGGCGGGCGTACCCGTGGCGGACACCATGCAGCTGGCAGTGCAGCTGGGAGCCGCCTCGCTCGTCGCGCTCCTGGATTCGGGCAGCACCCACAGCTTCATCTCCGAGGAGGCTGCGCGGCGCTCGGGCCTGCCACTCCGCCACCGACCACGTCTCACGGCCATGGTGGCCAATGGCGAGAAGATTACCTGCGCGGGCGTCATCCGCGACGCGCCTCTGCTCATCGCCGGCGCCAGCTTCCCGGCGGAGCTCTTCGTCATGCCCTTGGCCGGGTACGACATCGTCCTGGGCACCAAGTGGCTGGGTGCGCTAGGACCCATCGTATGGGACCTGGCCAACCGGCGCATGTCCTTCCGGCGCGGGGACTGCACCGTctcctggacgggcttggccaCCGGGGCTGGCCCGGCTGTCCGCGCCCTGGTGGCCGGCGAGACGTTCCTGGAGGCCCTCCTCGACTCGTTCGCCGACGTGTTCGCTACTCCAGCCGGCCTCCCGCCCAAGCGAGCCCACGACCACTGCATCTTGCTGAAGCCCGACGCGCAGCCGGTGGCCGTACGTCCCTATCGGTACTCGGCCGCCCATAAGGACGAGCTGGAGCGGCAATGCGCGGCCATGATGGAGCAGGGGATCGTCCGCCGCAGCGACTCGCCGTTCTCGTCGCCCGTCCTCCTCGTGAAGAAGCCCGACGGCTCCTGGCGCTTCTGCGTCGACTACCGGGCACTGAACGCCATGACCGTCAAGGATGCCTTCCCGATCCCGGTGGTCGACGAGCTGCTAGATGAGCTCAACGGCGCCAAGTTCTTCACCAAGCTCGACTTGAGGTCGGGTTACCACCAGGTCCGCATGCGGCCCGAAGACATCCACAAGACCGCCTTCCGCACGCATGAGGGCTTGTACGAGTTCCTGGTCATGGCGTTTGGCTTGTGCAACGCGCCGGCCACCTTCCAAGCATTGATGAATGACACTCTCCGGCCGTTTCTCCGCCGTTTCGTCCTGGTATtttttgatgatatcttggtttaTAGTAGCACATGGGCAAATCACCTGAGGCACCTGCGTGCGGTCCTCGACGAGCTTCGCCGCCACCAGCTCTTCGTCAAGCGCACCAAATGTTCCTTCGGTGCCACCGCCGTCGCGTATCTCGGCCACGTCATCTCCGCGGCGGGTGTTGCCATGGATCCGGCCAAGGTGCAGGCCATCCACGACTGCCCGACCCCGCGCTCCGCCCGTGCTGTCCGCGGGTTTCTCGGACTCGCGGGTTACTACCGCAAGTTCGTGCATAACTACGGCACGGTGGCCGCGCCCCTCACGGCGCTCCTCAAGAAGGATGGCTTCGCTTGGGATAACACCGCCGCCACAGCGTTCTCGGCGCTCAAGGCAGCGGTCACGTCGGCCCCCGTCCTCGCCATGCCCGACTTCGCCAAGATGTTCATCGTCGAGTGCGACGCGTCCACGGCGGGCTTCGGCGCCGTTCTG GCCGTCCGACACTGGCGGCCCTACCTCTGGGGGCGTCGCTTCCTCGTCAAGACGGACCACTACAGTTTGAAGTATCTCCTCGACCAGCGCCTCGCTACGATCCCGCAGCACCACTGGGTCGGCAAGCTCTTGGGCTTCGACTTCTCAGTGGAATACCGCTCCGGCGCCACGAACACGGTGGCCGACGCACTCTCCCGCCGCGACGTCGAGGATGGCGAGCTGCTGGCCATCTCCGCGCCACGGTTCGACTTCATCGAACGCCTTCGCCATGCCCAGGCGACGGACCCCGCGCTAGTCGCCATCCACGACGAGCTCCGAGCAGGCTCCCGCGCGGCGCCGTGGACCATCACCGACGGCATGGTAGCCCTCGTGGGCCGCCTCTACATTCCCTCGGCGTCGCCGCTCCTTCAGGAGATTCTGGCCGCGGTCCACGAGGACGGCCACGAGGGCATCCACTGCACCGCCTCCGGCGTGATTTCCATTTTCCCAACATGA
- the LOC8076608 gene encoding uncharacterized protein LOC8076608 yields MMRRQAAAMTIVMVSFVSTRLKRKSPQPDTEPDPLTPWIREENELHRQRTLALIYNSTDVECISMLWMRRAPFFALCDLLRHRQLVTDREGVSVEEQVAMFLHVVGHNQRTEVIRPPNTATPAKILRSPRWNPYLKDCIGAIDGTHVLARVPRNMHQAFRGRKKDPTQNVMVVVDFDLKFTYVLAGWEGSAHDALILSDATETQDGFTMPQGKYYLLDAGYACKNGFLPPYRGVRYHLSEFGSNRPTNAQELFNLRHSSLRVTVERAIGALKNRFKILDNKPFHKYKTQVKLVIDCCIIHNWILGFGTDEHVPSEVGFTGTLPDSNDSDSQEQDSALMAAKRDAICNAMWEGRGTHRI; encoded by the exons ATGATGCGTAGGCAGGCTGCTGCTATGACTATTGTGATGGTGTCTTTTGTAAGCACTAGGCTAAAAAGGAAAAGTCCTCAACCTGATACTGAGCCTGACCCCTTAACCCCTTGGATTAGAGAGGAAAATGAGCTGCACAGGCAGAGAACACTGGCACTTATTTACAACTCCACTGATGTAGAGTGCATATCCATGCTTTGGATGAGAAGAGCACCTTTTTTTGCTCTCTGTGATTTGCTTAGGCACAGGCAGTTGGTGACAGATAGGGAGGGGGTGTCTGTTGAGGAGCAAGTAGCCATGTTCCTTCATGTGGTTGGTCACAACCAAAG GACTGAGGTCATTAGGCCACCTAACACAGCCACTCCTGCCAAGATCCTTAGGAGTCCTAGATGGAATCCATATCTTAAG GACTGCATTGGTGCCATTGATGGCACCCATGTACTTGCTAGAGTTCCTAGGAACATGCATCAAGCTTTCAGGGGTAGGAAAAAGGACCCCACACAGAATGTCATGGTTGTTGTGGACTTTGATCTCAAGTTCACTTATGTATTAGCTGGCTGGGAAGGGTCTGCTCATGATGCACTTATTCTTTCTGATGCCACTGAGACACAGGATGGGTTCACTATGCCCCAAG GTAAATATTACTTGTTGGATGCTGGGTATGCATGCAAAAATGGTTTCCTACCTCCATACAGGGGTGTCAGGTACCATTTGAGTGAGTTTGGGTCTAATAGGCCTACCAATGCCCAGGAGCTGTTCAATCTACGACACTCATCACTTAGAGTCACAGTGGAGAGGGCTATAGGTGCACTGAAGAATAGGTTCAAGATTCTGGATAACAAACCATTTCACAAGTATAAGACCCAAGTAAAGCTTGTCATTGACTGCTGCATCATACACAACTGGATCTTGGGGTTTGGTACTGATGAGCATGTCCCTTCTGAGGTAGGCTTTACTGGTACTCTGCCTGACTCAAATGATTCTGATAGCCAAGAACAAGACTCTGCACTCATGGCTGCAAAGAGGGATGCAATCTGCAATGCTATGTGGGAGGGGAGGGGCACTCATAGAATTTGA
- the LOC110432037 gene encoding proline-rich protein 36-like, with translation MPPARGGTGPHPAAPPAAGGTCLCPAATPPAGGTCPCPAVPPSVDVMPLAEGGASPRPIAPPAMGGMCRWPAGDTAYDTRRPLPPSCLQAANKSRVAAAMAPPTAPPSPPSCLLSPLSAPAPNHTPPAVATQGTPYRGGGRLCYHDPDVPPAEGVARSRPVRCQVVHRKATILGGKANYGKQADMTQ, from the exons ATGCCACCGGCCAGGGGAGGCACTGGCCCTCACCCCGCCGCGCCACCGGCGGCAGGAGGCACCTGCCTGTGCCCCGCCGCAACACCGCCTGCGGGAGGTACATGTCCGTGCCCCGCCGTGCCCCCATCGGTCGATGTCATGCCACTAGCCGAGGGAGGCGCCAGCCCTCGCCCTATCGCGCCACCGGCCATGGGAGGTATGTGTCGGTGGCCCGCTGGCGACACTGCCTACGACACTAGGCGTCCTTTGCCCCCCTCATGCCTACAAGCTGCCAACAAATCTCGAGTAGCAGCGGCCATGGCACCGCCCACTGCACCCCCATCGCCTCCATCGTGCCTCCTTTCCCCTCTCTCCGCACCTGCACCGAACCACACACCACCGGCCGTCGCAACGCAAGGTACACCGTACAGAGGAGGCGGTCGTCTATGCTACCATGACCCTGACGTGCCACCGGCCGAGGGAGTTGCCCGCTCGCGCCCCGTACGATGTCAAGTTGTCCATCGAAAGGCAACCATTTTGGGTGGCAAGGCCAACTATGGAAAG CAAGCTGACATGACACAGTGA
- the LOC8067546 gene encoding tyrosine decarboxylase 1 → MGSLPLDAASLRPLDPVAFAGDSGAVLDFLAEYYRDVDKYPVRAADLEPGRLRKLLPEAAPEHGEPMEDVLEDVRRDILPGLTHWQSPSFFAYFPMNASAAGFAGEMLSAGLNVVPFVWAASPAAAELESVVVDWMGTLLGLPQRLLFSGGGGGVLQGSTCEAVVCTLAAARDRALHRLGHDSIIKLVVYASDQTHVTFQKGARLVGIPPSNFRVIQTTPASGYGLTADAVRAAVDSDVARGLVPLYLCATVGTTGLGAVDHVRELGEEARRHGMWLHVDAAYAGSAAICPEFQGYLDGAELADSVSMNPHKWFLTNADCCCLWVASPGALTSALSTDPEYLKNVGTGGKKPAAIDYKDWQISLSRRFRAIKLWVVLRRYGAVGLRAHVRRHVAAAKWLERTVAADERFEVVVPRKFSLVCFRLRAGFVGDDRVDELNRELLAAVNASGRAFMTHFVVDGKFVIRLAVGGAMTEMRHVMDVWDLLQANADQVLRRYQL, encoded by the coding sequence ATGGGCAGCCTGCCATTGGACGCGGCGTCACTGCGGCCACTCGACCCCGTGGCCTTCGCCGGTGATTCAGGCGCCGTCCTGGACTTCCTCGCCGAGTACTACCGCGACGTGGATAAGTACCCTGTCCGGGCGGCCGACCTCGAGCCGGGCAGGCTACGGAAGCTGCTCCCCGAGGCGGCGCCAGAGCACGGCGAGCCGATGGAGGACGTACTGGAGGACGTGCGGCGGGACATCCTGCCGGGGCTCACCCACTGGCAGAGCCCCAGCTTCTTCGCCTACTTCCCCATGAACGCCAGCGCCGCCGGGTTCGCGGGGGAGATGCTGTCGGCCGGCCTCAACGTCGTGCCGTTCGTGTGGGCGGCGTCGCCCGCCGCAGCCGAGCTGGAGAGCGTGGTGGTGGACTGGATGGGTACGCTGCTCGGGCTGCCGCAGCGGCTACTCTtctcgggcggcggcggcggcgtgctgCAGGGGAGCACGTGCGAGGCCGTGGTGTGCACGCTCGCCGCGGCGCGGGACCGCGCGCTGCACAGGCTCGGGCACGACAGCATCATCAAGCTGGTGGTCTacgcctccgaccagacgcaCGTCACCTTCCAGAAGGGCGCGCGGCTCGTGGGCATCCCGCCGTCCAACTTCCGCGTCATCCAGACGACGCCGGCCTCCGGGTACGGCCTGACCGCCGACGCCGTCCGCGCCGCGGTCGACAGCGACGTCGCCCGCGGCCTGGTGCCGCTGTACCTCTGCGCCACGGTGGGGACGACGGGGCTCGGCGCGGTCGACCACGTTCGCGAGCTCGGAGAGGAGGCGCGGCGCCACGGCATGTGGCTGCACGTGGACGCGGCGTACGCCGGCAGCGCGGCCATCTGCCCGGAGTTCCAGGGCTACCTCGATGGCGCCGAGCTCGCCGACTCGGTGAGCATGAACCCGCACAAGTGGTTCCTCACCAACGCGGACTGCTGCTGTCTGTGGGTGGCAAGCCCAGGTGCCCTGACCTCCGCGCTGTCCACCGACCCGGAGTACCTCAAGAACGTCGGCACGGGGGGGAAGAAGCCGGCCGCCATAGACTACAAGGACTGGCAGATCTCCCTGTCACGCAGGTTCCGCGCCATCAAGCTCTGGGTGGTGCTACGGCGCTACGGCGCCGTCGGCCTGCGCGCGCACGTCCGCCGGCACGTCGCCGCAGCCAAGTGGTTGGAGCGGACGGTGGCGGCGGACGAACGCTTCGAGGTTGTGGTGCCGAGGAAGTTCTCGCTGGTATGTTTCCGCCTCCGGGCGGGTTTCGTAGGGGACGACAGGGTGGACGAGCTGAACCGGGAGCTCCTCGCGGCGGTGAACGCCAGCGGCCGGGCGTTCATGACGCACTTCGTGGTGGACGGCAAGTTCGTGATCCGCCTCGCGGTTGGCGGTGCCATGACGGAGATGCGACACGTCATGGACGTGTGGGACCTGCTGCAGGCCAACGCCGACCAGGTTTTACGGCGGTATCAACTCTAA